In Oreochromis aureus strain Israel breed Guangdong linkage group 15, ZZ_aureus, whole genome shotgun sequence, a single genomic region encodes these proteins:
- the c15h1orf198 gene encoding uncharacterized protein C1orf198 homolog: MAAATVAGLDAHRMEEKKLEYFSSINSMAKKIMQEREKIKAKHGSSWEKMTPQEQDNAIDNWMMDPHIRARYAMHRVEREEVVCYPKMLIQTGLKIVHFGEEDITWQDEHSAPFSWETKSQMEFSLTSGPADQGISSSQSDSKAAKVTHSGQIGKSAAGTKVSVSEGRRPEEESSFWKISAERSRLEGEQADFQSLTPSQIKSIEKGEKPLPSYLRQDSSVSSKEPETAEHHAPAPTRSTKHRAPKPPAPPPPIPTAVSATPASISISPNPPPPISVPSSNAGWERSQSTLPSVSNTVDEVFASSMVSKPSNVSKEKEKEEEGSANTDVSPTFTQFNTSSSILKTGFDFLDNW, translated from the exons ATGGCCGCCGCAACCGTGGCGGGGCTCGATGCCCACAGGATGGAGGAAAAGAAGTTGGAGTACTTCTCCTCCATCAACTCCATGGCAAAGAAAATAATGCAGGAGAGGGAGAAAATCAAAGCCAAGCACGGCTCGTCCTGGGAGAAAATGACGCCGCAAGAGCAGGACAACGCCATCGACAACTGGATGATGGATCCTCATATCCGAGCCCGATACGCTATGCACAGAGTTGAGCGTGAAGAAGTGGTCTGTTACCCTAAAATGCTCATTCAGACGGGTCTGAAGATAGTTCACTTCGGAGAAGAG gATATCACCTGGCAGGATGAGCACTCTGCCCCCTTTTCATGGGAAacaaag AGTCAGATGGAGTTCAGCTTGACCTCAGGCCCTGCAGACCAGGGGATCTCATCTTCGCAGTCTGACTCAAAGGCTGCAAAGGTTACTCATTCCGGTCAGATTGGCAAGAGTGCAGCAGGAACAAAG GTGTCTGTCAGCGAGGGCCGGAGACCAGAAGAGGAGTCATCTTTCTGGAAGATCAGCGCTGAGAGGTCCAGGCTGGAGGGTGAGCAAGCTGATTTCCAGTCCCTGACCCCCAGCCAGATCAAGTCCATAGAGAAAGGAGAGAAACCCCTCCCATCCTACCTCCGACAG GATAGCTCTGTCAGCTCCAAGGAGCCTGAAACTGCAGAGCACCACGCTCCAGCTCCCACTAGGTCCACCAAACATAGAGCACCCAAGCCTCCTGCTCCACCACCTCCCATCCCCACCGCTGTCAGCGCAACCCCGGCATCCATCTCCATCTCTCCAAACCCACCCCCACCTATCAGCGTCCCATCTTCGAATGCAGGCTGGGAGAGATCTCAGAGCACCCTGCCATCCGTCAGCAACACGGTCGATGAAGTGTTCGCCTCCAGCATGGTGTCAAAGCCTTCAAATGTCtcgaaagagaaagagaaggaggaagagggcTCAGCCAATACTGACGTCAGCCCCACCTTTACCCAG TTTAATACAAGCAGCAGCATCCTGAAGACCGGATTCGACTTCCTAGACAACTGGTAA
- the LOC116328695 gene encoding gap junction Cx32.2 protein-like has protein sequence MGEWGFLSSLLNKVQSHSTVIGKVWLSVLFIFRIMILGAGAEKVWGDEQSKMVCNTKQPGCKNVCYDHAFPISHIRFWVLQIIFVSTPTLIYLGHVMHVIHKEKKLREYIQTHSSSETTKVPKYTNEKGKVQIKGNLLGNYMVSIVFRILLEIAFIVGQYYLYGFVMDPLIVCSRAPCPYTVECYMSRPTEKTIFIMFMMVASCLSLVLNVVEIFYLLCCRSSRRKAKTVPMTAIPLHPRFTSDTMLKNQKLSLNDVSHSTA, from the exons ATGGGTGAGTGGGGATTTCTGTCTTCGCTGCTGAATAAGGTCCAGTCCCACTCCACGGTCATCGGGAAGGTCTGGCTCAGCGTGCTTTTCATCTTCAGGATCATGATCCTTGGAGCTGGAGCAGAGAAG GTTTGGGGTGATGAGCAGTCCAAGATGGTTTGTAACACCAAACAGCCTGGTTGCAAGAACGTGTGCTACGACCACGCCTTCCCAATCTCACATATACGATTCTGGGTCCTGCAGATCATCTTCGTCTCAACACCCACACTGATCTACCTCGGTCATGTCATGCATGTCATCCACAAAGAGAAAAAGCTGAGAGAATATATACAGACCCACTCTAGCAGTGAAACAACAAAAGTTCCAAAGTACACAAACGAGAAAGGAAAGGTGCAGATTAAAGGCAATCTGCTGGGAAACTACATGGTCTCCATAGTGTTCAGGATCCTCCTGGAGATAGCATTTATTGTGGGGCAGTATTATCTGTACGGGTTCGTCATGGACCCATTAATTGTCTGCTCCCGAGCCCCATGTCCCTACACTGTTGAGTGCTACATGTCTCGACCCACTGAGAagaccatcttcatcatgttcATGATGGTAGCATCCTGCCTGTCGCTTGTGCTCAACGTGGTTGAGATCTTCTACCTGCTGTGTTGTCGCTCATCCAGACGGAAGGCCAAAACAGTGCCGATGACCGCCATTCCCCTTCACCCCCGTTTCACCAGTGACACCATGTTGAAAAATCAGAAACTTAGTCTCAATGATGTCAGTCACAGCACTGCCTGA
- the gja13.2 gene encoding connexin 32.3 gives MGDWGFLSTLLEKVQSHSTVIGKIWMVVLFLFRIMVLGAGAESVWGDEQSDFICNTQQPGCENVCYDWTFPISHIRFWVLQIIFVSTPTLIYLGHAVHIIHKENKLRELLSSPGGTQCKRPKYTNERGKVQIKGNLLGSYLTQLAVKIVIEAGFIVGQYYLYGFVMVPMFPCSKKPCPFTVECYMSRPTEKTIFIIFMLVVACVSLALNVIEMFYLICKRVRCRRRPQKFTSPEYPASLSGPRWPTTEEALKQNRMNADLEASHSVAGSLDGAKDEKRLLSGH, from the coding sequence ATGGGAGACTGGGGATTTCTGTCAACCTTGCTGGAAAAAGTCCAGTCACACTCCACTGTGATTGGCAAGATCTGGATGGTCGTCCTCTTCCTGTTCAGAATCATGGTTTTGGGTGCAGGTGCTGAAAGCGTCtggggtgatgagcagtcagattTCATCTGCAACACTCAGCAACCTGGTTGTGagaatgtgtgctatgactggACTTTCCCCATCTCGCACATTCGTTTCTGGGTGCTCCAAATCATCTTTGTCTCCACGCCAACACTCATCTATCTGGGCCACGCCGTGCACATCATCCACAAGGAGAACAAGCTGAGGGAGCTGCTCTCCAGCCCTGGTGGCACCCAGTGCAAAAGGCCCAAATACACAAATGAAAGGGGGAAGGTGCAAATCAAGGGGAATCTACTGGGGAGCTATCTGACCCAGCTTGCGGTCAAGATAGTTATTGAGGCCGGCTTCATTGTGGGACAATACTATTTGTACGGCTTCGTCATGGTCCCCATGTTCCCCTGTTCGAAAAAGCCCTGCCCCTTCACTGTTGAGTGCTACATGTCTCGACCCACAGAGAAAACCATCTTCATTATTTTCATGCTGGTGGTGGCCTGTGTTTCTCTGGCTCTGAACGTCATTGAGATGTTCTACCTCATTTGCAAAAGGGTCAGGTGTAGACGTCGCCCTCAGAAGTTTACCTCTCCAGAATATCCTGCTAGCCTCTCAGGTCCAAGATGGCCAACTACAGAGGAAGCCCTCAAGCAGAACAGGATGAACGCAGATCTTGAAGCCAGCCACAGTGTTGCAGGGAGCTTGGATGGGGCCAAGGATGAGAAACGACTACTGAGTGGTCATTAA